The sequence TGGCGCAACCTACCCTGTCGTAGTGCGGATCGAGGCGGTCCAGGGCGACATCACTCGCGAAGAGGTGGACGCCATCGTCAACGCCGCCAACCAGTCTCTGGGCGGCGGTGGCGGCGTCGACGGTGCCATCCACCGGGCGGCGGGGGCCGACGACCTCCACCGGGCGTGCGCCAGCCTCGGCGGCTGCCCGACCGGCGACGCCAAGGCCACGCCCGGCTTTCGGCTACCGGCGCGCTGGATCGTGCACGCCGTCGGTCCCCGCTACCGTGACGGTCGACGGGGTGAGCCGGAGCTCCTCGCCTCCTGCTACCGGCGGGCGCTGGAGGTCGCCGAGGAGGTCGGCGCCCGCTCGGTCGCCTTCCCGGCCATCTCGACCGGCATCTACGGCTATCCCCCCGAGGAGGCAGCCTCGATCGCCGTCGAGACGCTCCAGTCCGCCGAGACGGGTGTCGAGGTGGTCCGCCTGGTCGCCTTCGACGAGCCAACGCTCCGTCTGTACGAAGCGCGGCTGACCGGCGCGGGCTAAGGCCGGCCCGGCACCTCCTGGTAGATCTCCGACCCGGTGGCGCGGAACTCCGCCGCCTTCTCCTTCAGGCCCACCTCGACCGCCTCGACATCGCCGATCCCGTGGGCCTCGGCGTACTCCCGCACGTCCTGGGAGATTCGCATCGAGCAGAACTTCGGTCCGCACATCGAGCAGAAGTGCGCCGTCTTGGCCGGCTCGGCGGGCAGGGTGGCGTCGTGGAACGACCGGGCCGTCTCGGGGTCCATGGCCAGGTTGAACTGGTCTTCCCAGCGGAACTCGAAGCGGGCCTTGGAGAGGGCGTCGTCCCACGCCTGGGCGCCTGGATGGCCCTTGGCCAGGTCGGCGGCGTGGGCGGCGATCTTGTAGGCGATCATCCCCTGCTTCACGTCCTCCCGGTCGGGGAGGCCCAGGTGCTCCTTGGGCGTCACGTAGCAGAGCATCGCCGTGCCGAACATCCCGATCATCGCCGCCCCGATGGCGGACGTGACGTGGTCGTATCCGGGGGCCACGTCCACCGTGAGCGGACCCAGGGTGTAGAAGGGCGCCTCGTGGCAGAGCTCGATCTGGAGGTCGACATTCTCCTTGATCTTGTGCATCGGCACGTGGCCCGGTCCCTCGATCATCACCTGCACGTCGTGCCGCCAAGCGACCTCGGTGAGCTGGCCCAGCGTCGCCAGCTCGGCCAGCTGGGCGTCGTCGTTGGCGTCG comes from Acidimicrobiales bacterium and encodes:
- a CDS encoding O-acetyl-ADP-ribose deacetylase — its product is MRIEAVQGDITREEVDAIVNAANQSLGGGGGVDGAIHRAAGADDLHRACASLGGCPTGDAKATPGFRLPARWIVHAVGPRYRDGRRGEPELLASCYRRALEVAEEVGARSVAFPAISTGIYGYPPEEAASIAVETLQSAETGVEVVRLVAFDEPTLRLYEARLTGAG